The stretch of DNA TTCCGCATACTGCTCGCGCAGATCCTTCTTCGAGAACTTCCCAGTGGCTGTTTTAGGTATCTCATCAGTGAATTCAATCTCGTCCGGGACCCACCATTTTGGATATTCTCGATGCAACATGTCGTATATCTCCTCAACGATTGTTTCGTGATCCGTTCCATTGATGGGCGCGATGAATGCAACGGGACGTTCTTGCCACTTCTCATGTGGAACACCGATAACTACCGCCTCTCGAACGTGATCATTCGACATGATGGTGTTCTCAAGTTCTACACTCGAAATCCACTCCCCACCAGACTTGATTACGTCTTTAACGCGGTCCACAATTTCGATGTACCCGTCCTCATCAACAGTGACGATGTCACCCGTTTTCAACCACTCATCCTCGAAGCTTTCCTCATTTGCTTCAGGCCGCTCAAAATACTCTGTAGTTACAGTCGGCCCACGGACCCACAATTCACCGAATTCTTCCCCGTTCCACTCAACCTCATTTCCATTCTCATCTACAACAATCAACTCTAATCCAGGCAATATTAGTCCTTGCTTGGTGTATTTATTCATCTTTGTTCCTTCATCCGCGTTCTGCAGGTCATTCTTGAGGTAGGAAACAGAGGCTACAGGTGTCGTTTCAGTCATACCCCACGGATGAATGACTTGAATGTCATGCTCATCGAACCAGCGGATCATTGACTCTGGAGCAGCCGACCCGCCGACAATAACACGTTCAAGGGCCGAGAGATCGACATCATGCTCCTTACAGTACTCTATCAATCCAAGCCATACGGTCGGGACACCACCAGTCAGCGTGACTTCCTCTTTTTCGATGAGGTGGGCGAGATCCTCTGGGTCAGGAGAAGGTCCAGGGAATACTTGTTTCGCTCCAGCCGTAGTAGCTGCATACGGCAACCCCCATGCGTTGACATGGAACATCGGTACAACAGGCATAACGACATCATCATCTTCTACTGGAATTCCCTGGGGTGTTTGGAGTTGCATTGTATGGGCCCAGATCATCTGCTGGGTGTATTTAACACCCTTAGGTTTGCCAGTTGTCCCAGAGGTATAGCACATTCCCGCCGGTTGGTCCTGGGCCACTTCGGGCCAATCGTATGTAGTAGACTGGTCTCCAATGAATTCTTCGTACGGGACTGCATCAAGTTCAGTTTCGGGCAACTCGGAGGACATCACGACATACTGTTCCACCGAACTAAATTCCGAAGATTTGGCAACTTCTTCGACGCTATCGACTAATTCAGGACCGATAAATAGCAAACGGTCCTCAGCGTTCTGGACGATGTATTTGATATGCTCGTCGGGGAGCTGTGGATTTATTGTATGTAATTGCGCACCAATTGACGGGACGGCGAAGTACGTCTCGAAATGCCGGTAGTCGTTCCAACAAAACGTCCCGATCCTATCTCGCTCTGTAATGCCGTAGTCATCGAGTGCATTTGCCAATTGACGGACACGGTTCGCATACTCGCTATAAGTGTAGCGTTCGATGTCCTCAACAGTTCGAGAAACGATTTCTGTACTCGGATAAAGCCGTTCGGCACGCCATAGGAACGGCTGTATTGTCATATCAGCTCCTCCAACCATAGATACGTATATGTGTGAGGTATGTACTAAATCTTTCCCTTCGTTTTATCATCAGAGTTACTATTGTCACCTAGTTCGGTGAGATTTGCGACATAGAGAAGAACGGAAACTGATCGAGGCTGATCCCCTTATCTCTAAACCTCGCTTCGATCAATCAACTTTCGAAGAGCGTAACCTCGTCGTGGAGAGGGTCCTCCGGACGTGCTACTTCGTTGGTAAGCATCGTGGCACACCCTGGGCAGTAGAACCTCCGGAAGACTATCTCCTGATTAATATAGCGTGACGGTTCCTCGTAGTGAGGCCCCGCCTCCTCGACGCCTACCTGCTCGATAGCCAAGTTTCGCTTAATATTCCCTAAGACGTCTCCCAACTCTGCCGAACAGAAACCACAGGAGACGAGATCGTCCTCCACAATAAATTGATTCCCGATCTTCATAATTATCGCACCTCCTTGGGAATACCGAGTTCGTCCGCAGTCTGTGCCCGTTCGAGACGTTCCTGCTTAATTTCTTGGCGTCTGGTTTCAGTCGCGGTCTCGTCAACTGCATCATCGTTTGTGAGGACCACTCCGTACGTCTCGTGAGCCTGATCTTCGCTAATAGTGCCATTGACAACATCCTCAACGACAAGTTCAGGATCTCGGAGAATCGGATCTCCGAGTCCGGCACAGGAACCCCACCACCACTCGGTGACGGAATCATCATCAAGACTTATCGCTGGGCCTTTCCCAACGGTCAATTCCTCCTCACCACTGAGGTCGTCAAATTCTTTCGCTATTTTCCCCGCTTCGAACTGCTCGTTTACGTCAGAATTATGAATTACACGGGTCTCGCCACGACTGCTGGGAAGGCCGCCAAAAATCCCCGGTCCCTTCGGGACACCTTCAGTTGTGTAGACACCGATATCCATCGACCCCTGGTGAAGAGTAAATGCAAGTCTCCCCCCATTACCGCCCCGTCGTCTGCCGGCCCCAGCAGTATCTTGATGCTCTGACCTGTAGAGATACAGGATCGGCCATTCCCGTTCGTAATACTCCACATTTGGACCTACGCCTTCAGGGATCCAGAACTGACCCGCAGCAAAGGCACCATCCTGGTTCAATCTCGCACCCGTTGAGGCAACGATCCCGTCAAGCATAGGCGCGACATAGTAGTCCCCCCGCTGATTGTTACCTTCGCCGATCGTGAGCTGCCATTGCGGCTGAGTCGTTGAAACTGCCTTGTTACGCAGTTCTTCGTCATCCGCACTCAGTAACATTTTCGAGATAATCGCATTTGCCATTGCGACCCCGAGTTCGTTCGCGTAAATGCCCGCGGGACTAACTGCCGCGCCGAACTCAGGACAAGTGATCGTCCCTGGTTCTGGTTCGAAGTTCAACGACCGCATCATTCCGCCTGTTGCGCCCATTTGCTCGGGCTGCATTAGCAAGTTCGCCACAGAAATGATGGAACCGCGCCATCCGGGGAACGGCTGGTTGATGGAGCCGACCTGTTCATGTGTTCCCTCATTGCTGAAGGTGAGTTGGTCCCCCTCTTTTCGTACAGTGAGTTCTACTGGATAGACACCGTCATCACCAGTTATTGCTCGTTCCTGATAGACGCGTTCGGACCATTCACCGTCAGGAATCTTCGCGAGAATATCTTCTTTAAATGCTCGTTCACCGCTATCGATTAGTTCTCGCATCGTTCCTTTGACAGCGCTAACACCATATTTATCGATGAGGGTTTTGATTCGTTCTCGAGCGGTGTTGATACCGGCAATACCGGCACGGAGATCCATCGAAAGCTGCCTCGGAGTCCGCGACTGTCTCCGATAAACCGCTTCCTTGTCTTCAACAATATCGCCACCATCGACGATCTTCATCGGTGGGAACATTGGTGGATCCCAATAGGTATCGGCTGCATTTGGGCAGAAACTTCCAGCAACAGTTCCCCCGACGTCGTTCTGGTGCATGAGATTACTGACCCAGCAGAACACCTTCCCGTCGTTGAATACTGGTGTGATTAGCGCGACGTCGGGCTGGTGAGGTGAACCCACCCAGCAATCATTACTGAGGAAGATATCACCCTCGTTGATACCGGGACTCTTTCCTCGGTTTTCCAAGATCCAGTTGGCGAGAAGATCCATTGTACCTGCAAAGTACTGCAGATATGGTCCGAAGAAGACGAACTCCGCGTTTTCCGTCAGGATACCCGTCTGAAAGTCTCGAGTCTCGAGTGTAATTGGCGAGACAGCGGTGTTTTCAATGGTACTACCGTGTTCCTCATTCGCATTCCAGAGCGAATGCCTAATGACCTCGTGAGTTACCGGATCGACATTCTCATCATATTTTTCGTCAAGCGTTACTTCGTCGGGGACTTCGACATTTGATGGGACATACGGCAGGTCCGTTCCATCCCAATTTTCGAACTGATTTGATGCCATTGTTATAGTTTGATCTTGAAGTCGTTGTATTTGTTCACGGTCACTTCATGTCCTTCATGGGCAACGGTTGACGTATTGTCGAGGTCG from Natronorubrum halophilum encodes:
- a CDS encoding acetone carboxylase subunit gamma, whose product is MKIGNQFIVEDDLVSCGFCSAELGDVLGNIKRNLAIEQVGVEEAGPHYEEPSRYINQEIVFRRFYCPGCATMLTNEVARPEDPLHDEVTLFES
- a CDS encoding long-chain fatty acid--CoA ligase, whose amino-acid sequence is MVGGADMTIQPFLWRAERLYPSTEIVSRTVEDIERYTYSEYANRVRQLANALDDYGITERDRIGTFCWNDYRHFETYFAVPSIGAQLHTINPQLPDEHIKYIVQNAEDRLLFIGPELVDSVEEVAKSSEFSSVEQYVVMSSELPETELDAVPYEEFIGDQSTTYDWPEVAQDQPAGMCYTSGTTGKPKGVKYTQQMIWAHTMQLQTPQGIPVEDDDVVMPVVPMFHVNAWGLPYAATTAGAKQVFPGPSPDPEDLAHLIEKEEVTLTGGVPTVWLGLIEYCKEHDVDLSALERVIVGGSAAPESMIRWFDEHDIQVIHPWGMTETTPVASVSYLKNDLQNADEGTKMNKYTKQGLILPGLELIVVDENGNEVEWNGEEFGELWVRGPTVTTEYFERPEANEESFEDEWLKTGDIVTVDEDGYIEIVDRVKDVIKSGGEWISSVELENTIMSNDHVREAVVIGVPHEKWQERPVAFIAPINGTDHETIVEEIYDMLHREYPKWWVPDEIEFTDEIPKTATGKFSKKDLREQYAENEK
- a CDS encoding hydantoinase B/oxoprolinase family protein gives rise to the protein MASNQFENWDGTDLPYVPSNVEVPDEVTLDEKYDENVDPVTHEVIRHSLWNANEEHGSTIENTAVSPITLETRDFQTGILTENAEFVFFGPYLQYFAGTMDLLANWILENRGKSPGINEGDIFLSNDCWVGSPHQPDVALITPVFNDGKVFCWVSNLMHQNDVGGTVAGSFCPNAADTYWDPPMFPPMKIVDGGDIVEDKEAVYRRQSRTPRQLSMDLRAGIAGINTARERIKTLIDKYGVSAVKGTMRELIDSGERAFKEDILAKIPDGEWSERVYQERAITGDDGVYPVELTVRKEGDQLTFSNEGTHEQVGSINQPFPGWRGSIISVANLLMQPEQMGATGGMMRSLNFEPEPGTITCPEFGAAVSPAGIYANELGVAMANAIISKMLLSADDEELRNKAVSTTQPQWQLTIGEGNNQRGDYYVAPMLDGIVASTGARLNQDGAFAAGQFWIPEGVGPNVEYYEREWPILYLYRSEHQDTAGAGRRRGGNGGRLAFTLHQGSMDIGVYTTEGVPKGPGIFGGLPSSRGETRVIHNSDVNEQFEAGKIAKEFDDLSGEEELTVGKGPAISLDDDSVTEWWWGSCAGLGDPILRDPELVVEDVVNGTISEDQAHETYGVVLTNDDAVDETATETRRQEIKQERLERAQTADELGIPKEVR